The Arachis ipaensis cultivar K30076 chromosome B05, Araip1.1, whole genome shotgun sequence nucleotide sequence GATTTGAATCTCAAATTAGGGTTTGCGATCAAGAAGCGATGGAACCTCGAACAAATTCGTCATTCTCTTCAATAGATATATAGGCATTAGCTGCATTGGTGAATCAAATCAATACGATGAATCAGTCAAATGTAAACAAAGCTCAGACAAATCCAACTTTAGACCCGGTAAGTCCTTATTTTTTACATCCTGGAAAAAATCCAAGATCAGCGATAGTTACAGTTACCTTGGTaggaaataattttcaaaaatgggAAAGAGATATGTGGAAAGCGTTGAAATCCAAGAACAAGATAAAATTTGTTGATGGCTCAATCCAACGGCCACCAGAGGATGATGTGTTGTTTGAAGCGTGTGACCGTTGTAATACACACATTGTTTCTTGGATTAATCATTCTTTAAGCCCTGAAATTGCTCAAAGCGTCATGTGGATAAACTCAGCTGAGGAATTGTGGAAAGAATTAAGGTACAGATACAGTAATGGTGATGTGTATAGGATAGCAGAATTAGAGGAAGAATTGTTTGCAACTAAGTAAGAAGATGCATCAGTGACTACCTACTACACTAAGCTCAAGTTGATttgggaggagttggagaatttGTGGCCAATTTCGAGCTGCTCAAGGTGCCCTGAGAAGTGCAATTTTGAATTGAGCATAATGAGAGGTTACAAAGAAGAATCAGGGACCGTGAGGTTCCTAAGAGGTCTAAATGAGCAATTTTCAACTGCAAGGTCTCAGATTATGTTATCGACCCAAGGTGGATACAGTTTTTGCATCTCTTTTACACCAAGAAAGACAGctaaacatgaatgaaaatgcAAAAGCTAGACGAGGATCCAAACAATGTACATACTGTGGCAAGAATGGCCACTTGGCAGACACATGCTACAAAAAGCATGACTTTTCCCCTCATTTCAAGAACAATAGAGCCATGATCAACAATATGGTTGCTGAAAAGAACAATGATGAAGTAAGTAACCAATCTCAAAGGGAAGAATTTGGTAACTCTGAGCCATATTTCACCTTAGAGCAAAGAGAGGCATTGCTAGCTCTCCTGAACTAACAAGATGCACACCCAACGCATAGCATAAACCAAATTGTTACCACAACTCTACCATCAAACCAAGATATCTCTTACATAATGTCAATTTCAGTTTTCAGTCCCAAATCCTGGGTCATCGATTTAGGAGCAACCAATCATGTTTCATATAttaaaaattcatttaaaaaattacatCCAATTTAACCTGTGTTAGTCAGCATGCCTGATGGCACAAACACACTGGTCAATACTACAGGTACAGTTGTGTTCTCTGATCAATTTTATTTGTTAAATGTCTTTTATATTCCAAGCTTTAAATTCAATTTGATATCAGTATCAAAACTAACAGCAGGTTTAAAATGGAAACTAATTTTTTATGAAAATGAGTGTGAAATCCAGGACAAGACTACCAAGAGAATAATTGGTGTAGCTGAACAAAGGAGATGACTCTATGTTTTTGAAGACCTAACACCTGTTCAAACTACATCACAAGCTACATCCACATTTTTAGCATCTACACTATCTACACAGCACACACAAATAGAGCATTCTGCACTGTGACATCTTAGATTAGCACATCTACCAAATGATAGGATTGGTGTTATGAAAAGAGAATACAAAAACTTAAATTTTTCAATATGTAATAAGCCTTGTGATTCTTGCCATTATGCAAAGCAAAAGCGGTTGCCGTTTATGTCAAGAATCTCTAAGAGCATGAATATCTTTGATATTGTACACATCGACATTTGGGGTCCTATCAATACCATTTCTATTTCgggttttagatatttttttactattataGATGACAAAAGTCGATTCACTTGGTTATACTTTATGAAATTGAAAAGTGAAGCTAGTGAATTAGTCAAGAATTTTGTCAAAATGATTGAAACTCAATTTGGAGTGACaattaaaaaaatccaaactGACAATGGACATaaatttaaattgaataaatTCTATGCATCCAAAGGCATCATACACCAAACCACTTGTGTAGAAACTTCCCAATAAAATGGCATTGTagaaaagaaacatcaacatatTTTAGAAGTTGCTAGAGCCATGATGTTTCATTCTAACATGCCAAAGAAACTTTGGAATTTTGCAATAAGGCATTCGGTTCATGTCATCAATAGAATTCTCAGTGTCTTATTGAAAAATCATTCTCCCTATGAGATTTTAAAAGGAAAATCACCTGGCATATCTTACCTTAAGGTGTTTGGATGTCTAGGATTTGCTTCAACAAAATTAGCACATAGATCGAAATTAAAACAAAGGACAGTCAAATGTGTACATTTGGGTGTTAAAGATGGTGTTAAGGGATATGTTTTATATGATATAACAAGTAGAAATATATTAATCTCAAGGGATGTATTCTTTTATGAAAATATATTTCCATTTTCATTAGAAAGTTCAAAAACAAATGACACTGTTACAAATTCTGCACCATCCACATTACATAATTTTGCATTTGATGATCCATTCCCTGAATCTTATAGTAGCATTAATCCTCATACATCACTATCACCTAATCAATTAGTTCCAATGCATCATCATGAGCTTGACATATCTGAATGCTTACCTGCATCCGTAAGGTCGAATAATTCACCATTCATTAGTGCTGCATCTGAGACACCTCAGGTTATTAAGAAATTTACAAGAGATAGAAAGCGTCTTGAAAATTTAGCGGATTATTATTGTATGCCTACTGTGTCAGTGGATTCATACAACAATTGTTCCTCAAATTCAGGTCTTAACTCACATGATTCTCATAagtttttctttgaaaattttgaaaacatgCTACATGAGTAAACAACAAATTTTTTTATCAGTCCACAATTATGTTTTTTGAGTCAATATCACATTTTCCCCTTCTTTCCATTGATGCTTCTACCATTTTATCTACCACACATACTTCTCAACCTAAACACAAAAAGCCAAAATGCTATACTGAGCCTATTTGTGATCTTAGTTGGCAGAAGGCTATTAATTCTGAATTGACTGCTCTAAGAGAAAATAGAACTTAGATTCTTACCAAACTTCCTAATGGGAAGAAAGCTGTGGGATGCAAATGGGTCTTTAGGCTAAAACTAAAGCCTGATGGTTCGGTTGATCATCACAAGGCCAGGCTGGTTGTTCAGGAATTTACCCAAACTACTAGGGTAGATTATTTCGAGACATATAGTCCTGTGGTTAAGATGAACACCTTTCGAATTCTCATGTCTATTGCTGCAGTGAGGGGCTGGTTCGTCCATCAATTGGACGTCATCACAGCTTTTTTGCATGGTGACTTAGCTGAAGAAGTATATATACGCCCACCACAAGGACTCGCTCTGCCCTCACCAGAATTAGTTTGCAAATTAGATTGTTCTTTTTATGGCTTAAAATAAGCCAGCAAATAATGGAACACCAAGTTGTGCACCACTCTGCTCAGTGCTGGATATTCTCAATCAAGACATGATT carries:
- the LOC107641182 gene encoding uncharacterized protein LOC107641182 is translated as MVVADGDGGGVRRRVEAALAALVNQINTMNQSNVNKAQTNPTLDPVSPYFLHPGKNPRSAIVTVTLVGNNFQKWERDMWKALKSKNKIKFVDGSIQRPPEDDVLFEACDRCNTHIVSWINHSLSPEIAQSVMWINSAEELWKELRYRYSNGDVYRIAELEEELFATK